One genomic region from Actinocatenispora thailandica encodes:
- a CDS encoding DUF3499 domain-containing protein → MRSPRRCTRTGCPNPAVATLTYVYADSTAVVGPLAAFAEPHSYDLCEQHALRLTAPRGWDLVRHEGEFEAPAPTTDDLVALAEAVREAGRPVRREEPERDDGREVGRRGHLRVIPPPA, encoded by the coding sequence GTGAGGTCTCCACGGCGTTGCACCCGAACCGGCTGCCCGAACCCGGCCGTCGCGACGCTGACCTACGTCTACGCGGACTCCACCGCGGTCGTCGGCCCGCTCGCGGCCTTCGCCGAGCCCCATTCGTACGACCTGTGCGAGCAGCACGCGCTGCGGCTGACCGCGCCGCGTGGCTGGGACCTGGTCCGGCACGAGGGCGAGTTCGAGGCACCGGCACCCACCACGGACGATCTGGTCGCGCTGGCCGAGGCGGTGCGCGAGGCGGGCCGGCCGGTCCGGCGGGAGGAGCCGGAGCGGGACGACGGGCGCGAGGTGGGGCGACGGGGGCATCTGCGGGTCATCCCACCACCGGCCTGA
- a CDS encoding metallopeptidase family protein yields the protein MPASLPLSRTRAQLFDEMVRDAVELLDHRFTQELSGVEFAVEDVPPALNVYDADVLEDGEVPIARLLPGRAGGSGSVPPRIVLYRRPLELRAVDREDLADLVKDVIVEQVANLLGLDPEDVDPD from the coding sequence GTGCCGGCATCGCTGCCGCTGTCGCGCACCCGGGCCCAGCTGTTCGACGAGATGGTCCGAGACGCCGTCGAGCTGCTCGATCACCGGTTCACCCAGGAACTGAGCGGCGTCGAGTTCGCCGTCGAGGACGTGCCACCCGCGCTGAACGTCTACGACGCCGACGTGCTCGAGGACGGCGAGGTGCCGATCGCCCGGCTGCTGCCCGGCCGGGCCGGCGGGTCCGGCAGCGTCCCGCCGCGCATCGTGCTGTACCGCCGGCCGCTGGAACTGCGCGCCGTCGACCGGGAGGACCTGGCCGATCTGGTCAAGGACGTGATCGTCGAGCAGGTGGCGAACCTGCTCGGCCTCGACCCCGAAGACGTCGACCCGGACTGA
- the cofD gene encoding 2-phospho-L-lactate transferase, translated as MRIVVLAGGIGGARFLAGVRAFATAGGHEVTAIVNTGDDVTLHGVRICPDLDSVMYALGGGADPDRGWGRAGETWAVRDELAAYGAEPTWFGLGDRDLATHLIRTRMLAAGYPLSAVTEALCARWQPGIRLLPATDDRMETHVVATVEGEAAPRALHFQEWWVRYHAEPPAQRFVFVDAEQAKPAAGVLDALAAADVVLLAPSNPVVSIGPILAVPGLRDALVAGTAPVVGIAPIIGGAPVRGMADKCLTAIGVEVSAAGVGRMFGAAGDGGLLSGWLVDPVDAATTVPGVRVLARPLLMTDEAETAAIVTDAIGLADA; from the coding sequence ATGCGCATCGTGGTACTCGCGGGTGGCATCGGTGGCGCCCGGTTCCTGGCGGGGGTGCGCGCCTTCGCCACGGCCGGCGGCCACGAGGTCACCGCGATCGTCAACACCGGCGACGACGTCACCCTGCACGGCGTCCGGATCTGCCCCGACCTGGACAGCGTGATGTACGCGCTGGGTGGCGGCGCCGACCCGGATCGCGGCTGGGGCCGGGCCGGCGAGACCTGGGCCGTGCGGGACGAGCTGGCCGCCTACGGCGCCGAGCCGACCTGGTTCGGCCTCGGTGACCGGGACCTCGCCACCCACCTGATCCGGACCCGGATGCTCGCCGCCGGCTACCCGCTGTCGGCGGTGACCGAGGCGCTGTGCGCCCGCTGGCAGCCCGGCATCCGGCTGCTGCCGGCCACCGACGACCGGATGGAGACGCACGTGGTCGCCACCGTCGAGGGCGAGGCGGCACCGCGGGCACTGCACTTCCAGGAGTGGTGGGTGCGCTACCACGCCGAGCCGCCGGCGCAGCGGTTCGTGTTCGTCGACGCGGAGCAGGCCAAGCCGGCCGCCGGAGTACTGGACGCGCTCGCCGCCGCCGACGTCGTGCTGCTCGCACCGAGCAACCCGGTGGTCAGCATCGGCCCGATTCTCGCCGTACCGGGACTGCGCGACGCCCTGGTCGCCGGCACCGCCCCGGTCGTCGGGATCGCGCCGATCATCGGCGGCGCCCCGGTGCGCGGCATGGCCGACAAGTGCCTGACCGCGATCGGCGTCGAGGTCAGCGCCGCCGGGGTGGGCCGGATGTTCGGCGCGGCCGGCGACGGCGGCCTGCTGTCCGGCTGGCTGGTCGACCCGGTCGACGCCGCCACGACGGTACCGGGGGTGCGGGTGCTGGCCCGCCCGCTGCTGATGACCGACGAGGCGGAGACCGCCGCCATCGTCACCGACGCGATCGGCCTGGCCGATGCCTGA
- a CDS encoding coenzyme F420-0:L-glutamate ligase, translating into MPERATPDATAHQPGATAPGRDEHETGRPASGGDEHRAGVTVPARIEVLPLVGIGEVTPGDDLAALIGKLGADLRDDDILVVTSKIVSKAEGRLVPAPADPEAREAARQRAVTAETVRVVATRGRTRIVQTRHGLVLAAAGVDASNVDTTQLVLLPVDPDASARALRAELAARLGIRVAVVITDTMGRTWRNGQTDVAIGAAGLAPLRDHRGQTDPYGNDLSVTAAAVIDELAAAADLVKGKTSGVPVAVVRGLGPVAADDGPGAAALVRPSAEDMFSLGTAEALAAGRREVLAVRLAAGELSDDPVPDAPVRRAVAVMRGQASEPGLWRYVRVSSPAARRALTDLLPGEIDTDLVTRAPVLLVAFRTEALGAFDLDDEDPETIAAVMRQMDGIACAADALAAEGLVHVMVTPGLIDPPDPVALGAALGVPASWQFLGATAAGYPARPVVPADDDPGDAYLER; encoded by the coding sequence ATGCCTGAGCGAGCGACACCGGACGCCACCGCCCACCAGCCCGGCGCGACGGCACCGGGACGCGACGAACACGAGACCGGCAGGCCGGCATCGGGCGGCGACGAGCACCGGGCTGGCGTGACCGTGCCGGCGCGGATCGAGGTACTGCCGCTGGTCGGGATCGGGGAGGTCACGCCCGGCGACGACCTGGCGGCGTTGATCGGCAAGCTCGGCGCGGACCTGCGGGACGACGACATCCTGGTGGTCACCAGCAAGATCGTCAGCAAGGCGGAGGGCCGGCTGGTCCCCGCGCCGGCCGACCCGGAGGCCCGGGAAGCCGCCCGGCAGCGGGCGGTCACCGCGGAGACGGTCCGGGTGGTCGCCACCCGCGGCCGGACCCGGATCGTGCAGACCCGGCACGGCCTGGTGCTCGCCGCCGCCGGCGTCGACGCGTCCAACGTGGACACCACGCAGCTGGTACTGCTGCCGGTCGACCCGGACGCCTCGGCCCGCGCGCTGCGGGCCGAGCTCGCCGCCCGGCTCGGCATCCGGGTCGCGGTGGTGATCACCGACACGATGGGCCGCACCTGGCGCAACGGGCAGACCGACGTGGCGATCGGCGCCGCCGGGCTGGCACCGCTGCGGGACCACCGCGGCCAGACCGACCCTTACGGCAACGACCTGTCGGTGACCGCCGCCGCGGTGATCGACGAGCTCGCCGCCGCCGCGGACCTGGTCAAGGGCAAGACGTCCGGCGTGCCGGTCGCGGTGGTACGCGGGCTGGGCCCGGTCGCCGCCGACGACGGCCCCGGCGCCGCCGCGCTGGTACGCCCGTCGGCCGAGGACATGTTCTCGCTGGGCACCGCGGAGGCGCTGGCCGCCGGCCGGCGCGAGGTGCTCGCCGTCCGGCTCGCCGCCGGCGAGCTGTCCGACGACCCCGTCCCGGACGCCCCGGTACGCCGTGCCGTCGCCGTCATGCGCGGCCAGGCCAGCGAACCGGGCCTCTGGCGGTACGTGCGGGTCAGCTCCCCGGCCGCGCGCCGGGCACTGACCGACCTGCTGCCCGGCGAGATCGACACCGACCTGGTGACGCGCGCGCCGGTGCTGCTGGTGGCGTTCCGCACCGAAGCGTTGGGCGCGTTCGACCTGGACGACGAGGATCCGGAGACGATCGCCGCGGTCATGCGGCAGATGGACGGGATCGCCTGCGCCGCCGACGCGCTGGCCGCCGAGGGCCTGGTGCACGTGATGGTCACGCCCGGCCTGATCGACCCGCCGGATCCGGTGGCGCTGGGCGCCGCCCTCGGCGTACCGGCGAGCTGGCAGTTCCTGGGCGCCACCGCCGCCGGGTACCCGGCACGCCCGGTCGTGCCGGCCGACGACGACCCGGGCGACGCCTACCTGGAGCGGTGA
- a CDS encoding NUDIX hydrolase has product MTELYDDAVRVVSGWRTGESRARSLALLDAGPVALTRGYDPGHVTASALVVSADLSRVLLCLHGKFHRWVQLGGHVEADDPSIAAAALREATEESGIAGLRLHPEPIDLDIHPVRCAGRDSYHHDVRYAVLAPPDARERVSAESDALGWFRPDELPTPLASATEHLIAPALAAFR; this is encoded by the coding sequence ATGACCGAGCTGTACGACGATGCGGTACGGGTGGTGTCGGGCTGGCGCACGGGCGAGTCGCGGGCGCGCAGCCTGGCGCTGCTGGACGCGGGGCCGGTGGCGCTCACCCGCGGGTACGACCCGGGGCACGTCACGGCCAGCGCGCTGGTCGTCTCGGCCGACCTGAGCCGGGTGCTGCTGTGCCTGCACGGCAAGTTCCACCGCTGGGTACAGCTGGGTGGGCACGTCGAGGCGGACGACCCGTCGATCGCCGCCGCCGCGCTGCGGGAGGCGACCGAGGAGTCCGGCATCGCCGGGCTGCGGCTGCATCCGGAGCCGATCGACCTGGACATCCATCCGGTGCGCTGCGCCGGCCGCGACTCGTACCACCACGACGTGCGCTACGCGGTGCTCGCGCCGCCCGACGCCCGCGAGCGGGTCAGCGCCGAGTCCGACGCGCTCGGCTGGTTCCGCCCGGACGAGCTGCCGACCCCGCTCGCCTCCGCCACCGAGCACCTGATCGCCCCGGCCCTCGCCGCGTTCCGCTGA
- a CDS encoding alpha/beta fold hydrolase yields MRADDGVELVVRRSGSAADATLVQLSGGPGCVNYLPDLGPEAPVRALSPEPRGVGSSGGGPHGIARAMADLEDLRRTVGTERWLVLGHSFGADLALAYAVEYPGSVAGVLAVCGTGIQNDRDWKAAYEAGRAAEPAVDIEYDEAVHRSLTSSWRRWIKRPDLLARLSRLPVPVRFVLAGGDVRPSWPIEQLAALTPDGSLHRVPAVPHDFWHTHPGVWRRLVAEYLAVTAAGRGAGRPCR; encoded by the coding sequence ATGCGTGCCGACGACGGTGTGGAACTCGTCGTCCGCCGGAGTGGATCCGCCGCGGACGCGACCCTGGTGCAGCTCAGCGGTGGACCCGGCTGCGTCAACTACCTTCCCGACCTCGGCCCGGAGGCACCGGTACGGGCACTGTCGCCGGAGCCGCGCGGCGTCGGGTCGAGTGGTGGCGGGCCGCATGGCATCGCCCGGGCCATGGCCGACCTGGAGGATCTGCGCCGCACGGTGGGCACCGAACGCTGGCTCGTGCTCGGTCACTCCTTCGGCGCGGATCTGGCATTGGCGTATGCCGTCGAGTACCCGGGCTCGGTGGCCGGCGTGCTGGCGGTCTGCGGCACCGGGATCCAGAACGACCGGGACTGGAAGGCGGCCTACGAGGCGGGGCGAGCCGCCGAGCCGGCCGTCGACATCGAGTACGACGAGGCCGTGCATCGCAGCCTGACCAGCAGTTGGCGGCGCTGGATCAAGCGCCCGGACCTGCTGGCGCGGCTGAGCCGCCTGCCGGTACCGGTCCGGTTCGTGCTGGCTGGCGGGGACGTCCGGCCGTCCTGGCCGATCGAGCAACTCGCTGCGCTGACCCCGGATGGATCGCTGCACCGGGTACCGGCGGTGCCGCACGACTTCTGGCACACCCACCCGGGTGTCTGGCGACGGCTGGTGGCCGAGTACCTCGCCGTCACCGCCGCTGGCCGGGGAGCAGGGCGGCCATGCCGGTGA
- a CDS encoding TetR/AcrR family transcriptional regulator C-terminal domain-containing protein — translation MPKVRNGSRLDRAAIAAAGLRLLDEAGLDGLTMRAVAAALDVQAPALYWHIRNKQELLDAMAERLFVAVADGVRAPAEGVDWMQWSADVVRRLRRELLRHRDGARVLAGTDVSHPAVHGVIELTLHTLTAAGFGTRQAARAFPTLLHYTIGFTIEEQARVGEAYPENPYIPERIAQSIDATRFPLTAATIGDMFDPDTDAAFDEGLQLILTGMAALLPGQRR, via the coding sequence GTGCCGAAGGTGCGAAACGGATCACGCCTCGACCGGGCGGCGATCGCCGCCGCCGGGCTGCGGCTGCTCGACGAGGCCGGCCTGGACGGGTTGACCATGCGCGCGGTCGCTGCTGCACTCGACGTGCAGGCGCCCGCGCTCTACTGGCACATCCGCAACAAGCAGGAACTGCTCGACGCGATGGCCGAACGCCTGTTCGTCGCCGTCGCCGACGGGGTCCGCGCGCCCGCCGAGGGCGTCGACTGGATGCAGTGGTCCGCCGACGTGGTCCGGCGGCTACGCCGCGAGCTGCTCCGACACCGCGACGGCGCCCGGGTGCTCGCCGGTACCGACGTGTCCCACCCGGCGGTGCACGGGGTGATCGAGCTGACCCTGCACACCCTGACCGCGGCCGGCTTCGGCACCCGGCAGGCGGCCCGGGCCTTCCCGACGCTGCTGCACTACACGATCGGGTTCACCATCGAGGAGCAGGCGCGGGTCGGCGAGGCGTACCCGGAGAACCCCTACATCCCGGAACGCATCGCGCAGAGCATCGACGCGACGAGGTTCCCGCTCACCGCCGCGACCATCGGCGACATGTTCGACCCGGACACCGACGCCGCCTTCGACGAGGGTCTACAGCTCATCCTCACCGGCATGGCCGCCCTGCTCCCCGGCCAGCGGCGGTGA
- a CDS encoding FAD-dependent monooxygenase: MLNSVKFNDVKERVMADVVIAGAGPTGLMLGCELALAGVEVLILERRTGPTGESRAGGLHARTLEVLDQRGMVEPFLAEGRPLSAGHFSGLPLRLHDLPTRYPYLLVLLQSHVERLLAEQASALGVAIRRDAEVTDLRQDTDGVTVTLADGGTVRGRYLVGCDGGRSVVRHRAGIGYPGTDATLTSLLGDVELADPPAGNVFQQRTARGDYSVLGFEAGWYRVMTTRTGVLPQDGPVTLDRLRSSLIEIAGRDFGLHSPRWLSRYGDTARQADRYRQGRVLLAGDAAHIHYPAGGQGLNTGVQDAINLGWKIAAVLRGDADDTLLDTYHDERHPVGARVLDNTRAQVALGGYDAQTEALRSTMAGLIEQPAVNDQLAGMVTALDVTYPLGGGHPLVGRRLPDIDLPDGRRAYQLLHPARPVLLDLGATPVAVPRDRAGAIDHVLAHGTAATWRVPVLGTVPAPAAALVRPDGHIAWATAVEGDTTGLDTALSTWVRRARVPAG; this comes from the coding sequence ATCCTTAACAGCGTTAAATTTAACGATGTTAAGGAGCGCGTCATGGCAGACGTGGTGATCGCCGGTGCCGGCCCGACCGGCCTGATGCTCGGCTGCGAGCTCGCCCTCGCCGGCGTCGAGGTGCTGATCCTGGAACGGCGCACCGGCCCCACCGGCGAGTCCCGCGCGGGCGGCCTGCACGCCCGCACGCTGGAGGTGCTCGACCAGCGCGGCATGGTCGAACCGTTCCTCGCCGAGGGACGGCCACTGTCGGCCGGCCACTTCTCCGGGCTGCCGCTGCGCCTGCACGACCTGCCCACTCGATACCCGTACCTGCTGGTGCTGCTGCAGTCGCATGTCGAACGGCTGCTCGCCGAGCAGGCCAGCGCGCTCGGCGTCGCGATCCGGCGCGACGCCGAGGTCACCGACCTGCGGCAGGACACCGACGGCGTCACCGTCACGCTCGCCGACGGCGGCACCGTGCGCGGCCGGTACCTGGTCGGCTGCGACGGAGGCCGCAGCGTGGTGCGGCACCGCGCCGGCATCGGCTATCCCGGCACCGACGCGACGCTGACCTCGCTGCTCGGCGACGTCGAGCTGGCCGACCCGCCCGCAGGGAACGTCTTCCAGCAGCGCACCGCCCGCGGCGACTACAGCGTGCTCGGCTTCGAGGCCGGCTGGTACCGGGTGATGACCACCCGGACCGGCGTGCTTCCGCAGGACGGCCCGGTCACCCTCGACCGGCTGCGAAGCAGCCTGATCGAGATCGCCGGTCGCGACTTCGGGCTGCACTCGCCGCGCTGGCTGTCCCGCTACGGCGACACCGCTCGGCAGGCCGACCGGTACCGGCAGGGCCGGGTGCTGCTCGCCGGCGACGCCGCGCACATCCACTACCCGGCCGGCGGGCAGGGCCTCAACACCGGCGTGCAGGACGCGATCAACCTCGGCTGGAAAATCGCCGCAGTGCTGCGCGGCGATGCCGACGACACGCTGCTCGACACATACCACGACGAGCGGCACCCGGTCGGCGCGCGCGTGCTGGACAACACCCGTGCGCAGGTCGCGCTCGGCGGGTACGACGCGCAGACCGAGGCGCTGCGGTCCACCATGGCCGGCCTGATCGAGCAGCCCGCGGTCAACGACCAGCTGGCCGGCATGGTCACCGCGCTCGATGTGACCTACCCGCTGGGCGGCGGGCACCCGCTGGTCGGCCGGCGGCTGCCCGACATCGATCTGCCCGACGGTCGGCGCGCCTACCAACTGCTGCACCCGGCCCGGCCGGTGTTGCTGGACCTCGGCGCCACACCCGTCGCGGTACCGCGGGATCGGGCTGGCGCCATCGATCACGTGCTCGCCCACGGCACTGCGGCGACGTGGCGGGTGCCGGTGCTCGGCACGGTACCGGCACCCGCCGCGGCGCTGGTCCGCCCGGACGGCCACATCGCCTGGGCCACCGCGGTCGAGGGCGATACCACCGGCCTCGATACCGCCCTGTCGACCTGGGTCCGCCGTGCGCGGGTGCCGGCCGGCTGA
- a CDS encoding mannose-1-phosphate guanylyltransferase — translation MTDEGGFYAVVPAGGSGTRLWPLSRAGRPKFLHHLTGSDRTLLQATIDRLAPFAPAERTYVVTGVAHAAGVSRQLPALPADNILVEPSPRESCAAIGLAAMVIARRDPTAVMGSFAADHLVRFTERFRSSVRDAIDTARAGYLTTIGITPTHPETGYGYLRCAETLGAGPGRLVGEFKEKPSHEVAVEYVESGKYLWNAGMFVWSVRAFLDELARQQPELHDGLSRVVASWDSPQREETIGEIWPTLPKISVDYAVMEGAARAGRVATVPGSFGWTDVGDFHTLGVVLPMDDDGNVVVRGEERGGEVLAIDAHDTVVVPRSGRLVAALGVHDLVVVDTADAVLVCPRNRAQDVKKLVDRLKERGERELI, via the coding sequence ATGACCGACGAGGGCGGCTTCTACGCGGTGGTACCGGCGGGCGGCAGCGGCACCAGGCTGTGGCCGTTGTCGCGCGCCGGCCGACCCAAGTTCCTGCACCACCTGACCGGTTCGGACCGCACCCTGCTGCAGGCGACCATCGACCGGCTGGCGCCGTTCGCCCCCGCCGAACGCACCTACGTGGTGACCGGGGTGGCGCACGCGGCCGGGGTGTCGCGGCAGCTGCCGGCGCTGCCGGCGGACAACATCCTGGTCGAGCCGTCGCCGCGGGAGTCCTGCGCGGCGATCGGGCTGGCCGCGATGGTGATCGCCCGCCGGGACCCGACCGCGGTGATGGGCTCGTTCGCCGCCGACCACCTGGTCCGCTTCACCGAACGGTTCCGCTCCTCGGTGCGGGACGCGATCGACACCGCCCGCGCCGGCTACCTGACCACGATCGGCATCACCCCGACGCATCCCGAGACCGGTTACGGCTACCTGCGCTGCGCCGAGACGCTCGGTGCCGGGCCGGGGCGGCTGGTCGGCGAGTTCAAGGAGAAGCCGTCGCACGAGGTCGCCGTCGAGTACGTCGAGTCCGGGAAGTACCTGTGGAACGCCGGCATGTTCGTCTGGTCGGTGCGCGCGTTCCTGGACGAGCTGGCCCGCCAGCAGCCCGAGCTGCACGACGGGCTGAGCCGGGTGGTCGCCAGCTGGGACTCGCCGCAGCGGGAGGAGACCATCGGCGAGATCTGGCCGACGCTGCCGAAGATCTCGGTCGACTATGCGGTGATGGAGGGCGCGGCCCGGGCCGGCCGGGTCGCCACCGTGCCGGGCAGTTTCGGCTGGACCGACGTCGGCGACTTCCACACCCTCGGCGTGGTACTGCCGATGGACGACGACGGCAACGTGGTGGTCCGGGGCGAGGAGCGGGGCGGTGAGGTGCTCGCCATCGACGCGCACGACACGGTGGTGGTGCCGCGTTCCGGCCGGCTGGTCGCCGCCCTCGGCGTGCACGACCTGGTGGTCGTCGACACCGCCGACGCCGTCCTGGTCTGCCCGCGCAACCGCGCCCAGGACGTCAAGAAGCTCGTCGACCGCCTCAAGGAACGCGGCGAACGCGAACTGATCTAG
- a CDS encoding glycosyltransferase family 4 protein produces the protein MTGGELPRVLFDATSVPADRGGVGRYVDGLLQALSRVQHGLTVVCQRTDAERYSRLLPHADVVVGPAAVSHRPARLAWEQTGLPLLAQQQGAHVIHSPFYTCPLRAACPVTVTVHDATFFTEPDHYEKARGTFFRSAIKTSLRRAARVIVPSKATRDELIRLLDADPTRLDVAYHGVDPDAFHPPSADEQARVAARLGLADTPYVAFLGAKEPRKNVPELIRGWVRAVSARENPPALVLAGGNGHDEEIDKAVAEVPPHLRLLRPGYLRYADLPGYLGGAQVAAYPSHGEGFGLPVLEAMACGAAVLTTPRLSLPEVGGDAVAYTGESAEEIGHDLAALLDDVERRADLGRRGYERSREFTWEQSAEVHIAAWTRAAALVTA, from the coding sequence ATGACCGGAGGCGAACTGCCCCGGGTGCTGTTCGACGCGACGAGCGTGCCGGCCGACCGAGGTGGCGTCGGGCGCTACGTGGACGGACTGCTGCAGGCGTTGTCCCGGGTCCAGCACGGTTTGACGGTGGTGTGCCAGCGCACCGACGCGGAGCGATACTCGCGGCTGTTGCCGCACGCCGACGTGGTCGTCGGCCCGGCCGCCGTGTCGCACCGCCCGGCCCGGCTGGCCTGGGAGCAGACCGGGCTGCCGCTGCTCGCGCAGCAGCAGGGCGCGCACGTGATCCACTCGCCGTTCTACACCTGCCCGCTGCGCGCCGCCTGCCCGGTGACGGTGACCGTGCACGACGCGACGTTCTTCACCGAGCCCGACCACTACGAGAAGGCACGCGGCACCTTCTTCCGGTCCGCCATCAAGACCTCGCTGCGCCGTGCGGCGCGGGTGATCGTGCCGAGCAAGGCGACCCGCGACGAGCTGATCCGGTTGCTGGACGCCGATCCGACCCGGCTGGACGTGGCGTACCACGGGGTCGACCCGGACGCGTTCCACCCGCCGTCGGCGGACGAGCAGGCCCGGGTGGCGGCCCGCCTCGGCCTCGCCGACACGCCGTACGTGGCGTTTCTCGGTGCCAAGGAGCCGCGCAAGAACGTGCCGGAGCTGATCCGCGGCTGGGTGCGTGCGGTGTCGGCGCGGGAGAACCCGCCGGCGCTGGTGCTCGCCGGCGGCAACGGGCACGACGAGGAGATCGACAAGGCGGTGGCCGAGGTGCCGCCGCACCTGCGGCTGCTGCGGCCCGGCTACCTGCGCTACGCCGACCTGCCCGGTTACCTGGGTGGCGCGCAGGTCGCGGCCTACCCCAGCCACGGCGAGGGGTTCGGGCTGCCGGTGCTGGAGGCGATGGCCTGCGGCGCCGCCGTGCTGACCACGCCGCGCCTGTCGCTGCCCGAGGTCGGCGGCGACGCGGTCGCCTACACCGGCGAGTCCGCCGAGGAGATCGGGCACGACCTGGCCGCGCTGCTGGACGACGTCGAGCGACGCGCCGACCTGGGCCGCCGGGGCTACGAGCGGTCCCGGGAGTTCACCTGGGAGCAGAGCGCCGAGGTGCACATCGCGGCCTGGACCAGGGCCGCCGCTCTGGTCACCGCCTGA
- a CDS encoding TIGR03089 family protein, which translates to MSSDPSTVPAALAAALRANQNAPLITYYDERLGERTELSAVTLDNWVSKTANLLVDGAALGPDDSVAVLLPAHWQTAAVLLGCLTAGVPVRVADAAAGPVPVDIAFATPDRAEQARAARPAETYLLGLAPMAMPLGTVPAGALDYVVAVRAFGDRYSAAPADPSGIAWYEPEPVSQTALADRARRHAGESRLLPGGRLLIPVDAEPDPVAWLFAPLMLGASVVLVRNAGAERLDAIAAAERVTTRT; encoded by the coding sequence GTGTCGAGCGATCCGTCCACCGTGCCCGCGGCGCTGGCCGCCGCGCTGCGTGCGAACCAGAACGCGCCGCTGATCACGTACTACGACGAGCGGCTCGGCGAGCGGACCGAGCTGTCCGCGGTGACGCTGGACAACTGGGTGTCGAAGACGGCGAACCTGCTGGTCGACGGTGCCGCGCTGGGCCCGGACGACAGCGTCGCGGTGCTGCTGCCGGCGCACTGGCAGACCGCCGCGGTGCTGCTCGGCTGCCTGACCGCCGGGGTACCAGTGCGCGTCGCCGACGCCGCCGCCGGGCCGGTGCCGGTGGACATCGCGTTCGCCACGCCCGATCGCGCCGAGCAGGCGCGGGCCGCCCGGCCGGCCGAGACCTACCTGCTCGGGCTGGCGCCGATGGCGATGCCGTTGGGTACCGTCCCGGCCGGCGCGCTGGACTACGTGGTGGCGGTGCGCGCGTTCGGCGACCGGTACTCCGCGGCGCCGGCGGATCCGAGCGGGATCGCCTGGTACGAGCCGGAACCGGTGAGCCAGACGGCGCTGGCCGACCGGGCCCGGCGGCATGCCGGCGAGTCCCGCCTGCTGCCCGGCGGGCGGCTGCTGATCCCGGTCGACGCGGAGCCGGATCCGGTGGCCTGGCTGTTCGCGCCGCTGATGCTGGGCGCCTCGGTGGTGCTGGTGCGCAACGCCGGCGCGGAACGGTTGGACGCGATCGCGGCCGCCGAGCGGGTCACCACCCGTACCTGA
- a CDS encoding NAD(P)-dependent oxidoreductase, with translation MLTNQKGELMQITVFGATGRIGTHVVRQALDAGHKVVAVVRDPARLDVAATPALRVHTAAVLDPESITPAVDGADAVVSALGPHGRGPTTVCSDGTRAELAAMAATGVRRLVVVSANGAYVDAGDNLLNRLVVKPLLGRLLREGFTDTRRSDDQVRASGTDWTIMRPPRLTDGPHRRYRTALDRNIGITIARTDVAAAILAVLADDTTIRHTVGVGY, from the coding sequence GTGCTCACTAACCAGAAGGGCGAGCTCATGCAGATCACCGTCTTCGGGGCAACCGGCCGCATCGGTACCCACGTCGTACGGCAGGCGCTCGACGCGGGACACAAGGTCGTCGCCGTGGTCCGGGACCCGGCCCGGCTCGACGTGGCCGCCACCCCGGCGCTGCGGGTGCACACCGCCGCCGTGCTCGACCCGGAGAGCATCACCCCGGCGGTGGACGGTGCCGACGCCGTGGTCTCCGCGCTCGGACCGCACGGCCGCGGCCCGACCACGGTGTGCTCCGACGGCACCCGCGCCGAGCTGGCCGCGATGGCTGCCACCGGGGTACGCCGGCTGGTCGTGGTCAGCGCCAACGGCGCCTACGTCGACGCCGGGGACAACCTGCTCAACCGGTTGGTGGTCAAGCCGCTGCTCGGCCGGCTGCTGCGGGAGGGCTTCACCGACACCCGGCGGTCCGACGACCAGGTCCGGGCCAGCGGGACGGACTGGACGATCATGCGGCCGCCGCGGCTGACCGACGGTCCGCACCGCCGCTACCGCACCGCCCTGGACCGCAACATCGGCATCACCATCGCCCGTACCGACGTGGCGGCGGCGATCCTCGCCGTGCTGGCCGACGACACGACGATCCGGCACACCGTCGGCGTCGGCTACTGA